The Pseudorasbora parva isolate DD20220531a chromosome 16, ASM2467924v1, whole genome shotgun sequence genome includes a region encoding these proteins:
- the LOC137043851 gene encoding chitin synthase chs-1-like: MEKEQEFRRRSWDACREVPIIEHETPKKLAQCLKWFSCAIVGLLVFGLALLSKTSFLILITFGNNQTEIICSEKKPTALLGIGFVLIGPSVLLLLKSTWKFIFKGATMPSKKTVFWVLSVEFLVALGAAVLTIVAMPYFDIVTNVMILNSVSILSAVFQVVAVCLAKEKKRIIMLPICSIFLIVLGYVLFAVSYLAFESSTQIKVSIGLAIVGTILVSVNWWENYSTLFSISFLEDISKDIAQSRNVVCIISSLMRILITSAVVGAFVPLSGQDWKSVKDGLETVVISSVAIQIASSALCHWFAVVACKMHALRLSFALPIYMASIAVLAVFLFAFAVPVTESDPSTCFENIQEKSIGTLLLLMLTDALKTLRSRDILVTKSTAGLGCLIGSALSWWLGLMLSTYYIWYLKIDRIERTQELFVRRMYEGAFLEQSMLLNTRFEIRKKIKEKRGAKETIKVFLCATMWHETYNEMMKIIISMFRLDKYRPKTYKSDVEFEFHIYFDDAFMDVDNGRQRHANEYAEILVDVVKEVYTIFSEEDPCIFKQSEQLPSQKIINTPYGGRLEYILPKGNMMMVHLKDKTLIRHKKRWSQIMYLYYILGWRLNRQYFKKFEEGQKPHSLKEELKREKENTYILALDGDTDFQPRALMLLIDRLKLYPEVGAACGRIHPTGTGPMVWYQKFEYAVGHWLQKTAEHVFGCVLCSPGCFSLFRGAALMDDNVMKRYTTKASEASHYVQYDQGEDRWLCTLLLQQGWRVEYNAASDAYTNAPQDFKEFYNQRRRWGPSTMANTIDLLSSGGLTSQRNSSISKMYILYQIISMAASILGPATICLMISGSFVFIFKMDGNLALVLAIVPPSIYLFLCFKLKSDTQITIAAVMSVIYAFLMAGAILCIIGDLVLQDTFMTPSGLFLISMVLLYLITAALHPQEFSLVIYGFLYFLCIPSGYLLLAIYTMVNMNNVTWGTRETGGQGKTTAVDTIKKKLMNATCCKCPCLESEDGLNKELIPAETITNTEKPDIALETQRTQEFTLSRTWIEHLQEKSYDLRLDEDTLPTDETHFWTELQKKYLEPLKENKEQQEKIANELRELRNKVTFAFFFCNALWLVATFFLQAIGDTVSIKIPKIYPNGTRSPTEVLSIDPIALMFLLSFATLLLVQFLAMIYHRIYTLIHFVAYTGTEIKAVRKQSQQVTPIQDSNHQHESYEPDTGSVTGSVDSV; the protein is encoded by the exons ATGGAAAAAGAGCAGGAATTCCG CAGGCGATCTTGGGATGCGTGcagagaagtgccaatcattGAACATGAGACACCAAAGAAACTAGCGCAGTGTTTGAAATGGTTCTCGTGTGCCATCGTTGGCCTACTTGTCTTTGGCCTTGCACTGCTCAGTAAA acaTCATTTCTGATTCTGATAACATTTGGGAACAATCAAACTGAGATTATATGTTCAGAAAAAAAACCGACCGCTCTACTTGGCATTGGCTTCGTTCTGATTGGCCCGAGTGTTCTCCTTCTGCTAAAAAGCACATGGAAGTTCATTTTCAAGGGGGCGACCATGCCCtctaaaaaaactgttttttgg GTCCTGTCTGTTGAGTTCCTGGTAGCATTGGGAGCTGCAGTTCTAACAATAGTAGCCATGCCATACTTTGACATTGTCACTAATGTGATGATCCTAAACAGCGTAAGCATCCTGTCAGCAGTGTTCCAGGTCGTCGCTGTTTGCCTCGCCAAAGAAAAGAAACGGATTATAATGCTCCCCATATGCTCCATTTTCTTAATCGTCCTGGGTTATGTCCTTTTTGCAGTCAGTTATCTGGCATTCGAAAGTTCCACTCAGATTAAAGTGTCAATTGGCCTTGCCATTGTGGGGACCATCTTGGTTTCTGTGAACTGGTGGGAAAACTACAGCACGCTCTTCTCCATCTCATTTCTAGAGGACATTTCCAAAGACATCGCTCAGTCCCGTAATGTGGTGTGCATCATCTCCAGTTTGATGAGAATCCTGATTACTTCAGCTGTGGTTGGAGCTTTTGTTCCTCTCTCAGGTCAGGACTGGAAATCGGTCAAAGACGGCTTAGAAACGGTTGTTATTTCATCGGTGGCCATCCAGATTGCATCCTCTGCCCTGTGCCACTGGTTTGCAGTTGTGGCTTGCAAGATGCACGCCCTGCGCCTCAGCTTCGCCTTGCCCATATACATGGCCTCAATTGCAGTTTTGGCAGTGTTTTTATTTGCGTTTGCAGTCCCAGTCACAGAGTCTGATCCTTCCACCTGTTTTGAGAACATTCAGGAGAAATCCATTGGCACATTGTTGCTGTTGATGTTGACCGATGCTTTAAAAACTCTACGCTCCAGGGACATTTTGGTAACCAAGAGTACAGCAGGACTGGGATGTTTGATCGGCTCTGCTCTGAGCTGGTGGTTGGGACTCATGCTCAGTACATATTACATCTGGTATCTTAAGATCGACCGAATTGAAAGAACCCAAGAACTGTTCGTGCGACGCATGTATGAAGGAGCATTTCTGGAACAGTCCATGTTGCTGAACACTCGTTTTGAAATCAGAAAGAAAATCAAGGAGAAACGGGG GGCAAAAGAAACCATCAAAGTGTTTCTGTGTGCAACGATGTGGCATGAGACCTACAATGAAATGATGAAGATAATCATTTCTATGTTCAG GCTCGATAAATACAGGCCCAAGACTTACAAAAGCGATGTCGAGTTTGAATTCCATATTTATTTTGATGACGCTTTCATGGATGTTGATAATGGAAGGCAGCGCCATGCAAACGAATACGCTGAAATTCTTGTGGATGTAGTTAAAGAAGTTTACAC CATTTTCAGTGAGGAGGATCCATGTATATTCAAGCAGTCGGAACAACTACCAAGTCAGAAGATCATAAACACCCCCTATGGAGGTCGACTGGAATACATCCTCCCTAAAGGCAATATGATGATGGTTCACCTCAAAGACAAGACGCTTATCCGTCACAAAAAAAGATGGTCTCAG ATAATGTACTTGTATTACATTCTTGGCTGGAGACTTAACAGACAGTACTTTAAAAAGTTTGAGGAAGGACAAAAACCGCATTCCCTTAAGGAGGAACTGAAG AGAGAAAAGGAGAACACGTATATCTTGGCCCTGGATGGGGATACTGATTTCCAGCCGCGTGCGCTCATGCTGCTAATTGACAGACTGAAACTCTACCCAGAGGTTGGGGCTGCCTGTGGCAGGATTCATCCAACAGGCACAG GGCCCATGGTGTGGTATCAGAAGTTTGAATATGCGGTAGGCCACTGGCTGCAAAAGACTGCGGAGCATGTGTTCGGCTGCGTACTGTGCAGCCCTGGATGTTTCAGTCTTTTCAGAGGAGCCGCACTCATGGACGACAACGTCATGAAGAGGTATACAACTAAAGCAAGTGAAGCCAGCCACTACGTCCAGTATGATCAAG GTGAGGACCGTTGGTTGTGTACTCTGCTGCTGCAGCAGGGCTGGAGGGTTGAGTATAATGCAGCATCTGATGCCTACACCAATGCGCCGCAGGACTTTAAAGAGTTCTACAACCAGCGCAGACGCTGGGGACCTTCTACCATGGCCAACACCATCGATCTCTTGAGCTCAGGAGGACTGACCTCTCAGAGGAACAGCTCTATCTCAAAAATGTACATCTTGTACCAGATTATCAGCATGGCAGCTTCTATCTTGGGCCCTGCTACAATCTGTCTCATGATATCAG GAAGctttgtgttcatttttaaaatggatGGAAATTTAGCTCTTGTCTTGGCCATAGTGCCCCCTTCTATCTATCTCTTCTTATGCTTCAAACTGAAATCTGACACGCAGATTACAATTGCAGCAGTTATGAGTGTGATCTACGCATTTCTCATGGCGGGAGCCATTCTCTGCATTATAG GTGATTTAGTATTGCAAGATACTTTTATGACCCCCAGTGGTCTGTTCCTCATCAGCATGGTGTTGTTGTACCTCATCACGGCAGCTTTACACCCTCAGGAGTTCTCACTGGTCATCTATGGATTCTTATACTTCCTCTGCATTCCCAGCGGGTATTTACTCTTAGCCATTTACACTATGGTCAACATGAACAATGTCACATGGGGCACTCGTGAAACTGGCGGCCAGGGTAAGACTACGGCAGTCGATACCATCAAGAAGAAGCTCATGAATGCCACATGCTGCAAATGTCCATGTTTGGAATCTGAAGACGGTTTAAACAAGGAGCTAATACCAGCAGAAACTATAACAAACACTGAAAAGCCTGATATTGCTTTGGAAACacaaag GACACAAGAGTTCACACTCAGTCGAA CTTGGATTGAACATCTGCAAGAGAAATCATACGACTTACGCTTGGATGAAGATACACTTCCAACG GATGAAACCCATTTCTGGACagaattgcaaaaaaaatatctagAACCTCTTAAAGagaataaagaacaacaggAAAAAATTGCTAATGAACTGAGAGAACTTCGAAATAAG GTTACATTTGCCTTTTTCTTCTGCAATGCACTTTGGCTAGTGGCAACTTTTTTCCTTCAGGCAATTGGTGACACAGTCTCCATAAAGATCCCAAAAATCTATCCTAATGGGACTCGATCCCCAACAGAAGTGCTTTCCATTGATCCAATTGCACTGATGTTTCTACTGAGCTTCGCAACATTGCTGCTAGTGCAATTTCTTGCAATGATATACCACAG AATCTACACATTAATCCATTTTGTTGCTTATACTGGTACAGAAATTAAAGCTGTTAGAAAGCAGTCGCAACAG GTTACTCCGATCCAGGATTCAAACCACCAGCATGAGTCTTATGAGCCAGACACAGGAAGTGTCACAGGAAGTGTGGATTCAGTATAG
- the c1qtnf13 gene encoding complement C1q tumor necrosis factor-related protein 4, giving the protein MKFLQILSPAGVTLWRPSSGVSCLLGLVTCLGCVVSLNITPMSSGPRSAFSATRSSSVLGGTQRAVTFDRLLVNIGDDFNPDTGSFRCRLPGAYYFSFTVGKFPKKLLSVMLVKNGLEVQAMAYDGYRNLGRKVQSQSVMVSLKPMDTVHLLLQENPDYAIYSNVGPYITFSGYLIYPDSTSSVGYLNNHLSPPGLNLPGCPPSIDAHYDWRRTTREEPRSAFSVVRTSAALGESKGHHEREALKFDVEYVNIGGHFNKTSGRFTCHFPGAYYFAFTVGKHPRRALSVKLMTGRGEVRAMVFDEDLSRRREMQSQSLLLSLKRGDSVWLYSQQDDGYAVYSNQGRYTTFSGFLVYPDAEFMNIDRTFP; this is encoded by the exons ATGAAATTTCTTCAGATACTTAGCCCAG cTGGCGTGACATTATGGAGACCAAGCAGTGGTGTTTCCTGTTTACTTGGGCTGGTCACATGTCTGGGCTGTGTAGTGTCCCTCAACATTACCCCAATGAGTTCAGGCCCGCGCTCTGCCTTTTCAGCCACACGTAGCAGCAGCGTGTTGGGTGGCACTCAGCGGGCAGTGACCTTTGACCGCCTTCTGGTCAACATCGGTGATGACTTCAACCCAGATACTGGCAGTTTCCGGTGCCGCCTGCCGGGTGCGTACTACTTCTCCTTCACAGTGGGAAAGTTTCCGAAGAAGTTGCTGTCTGTCATGCTGGTGAAGAATGGATTGGAGGTGCAGGCCATGGCGTACGACGGATACCGGAACCTAGGTCGCAAGGTGCAGAGCCAGAGTGTAATGGTCAGTCTAAAGCCCATGGATACGGTCCATTTGCTGCTTCAGGAGAATCCCGACTACGCCATCTACAGCAACGTTGGACCATACATCACATTTAGCGGTTATCTCATCTACCCTGACTCCACATCGTCTGTTGGATATCTCAATAACCACCTGTCTCCTCCAGGCCTCAATCTTCCAGGTTGTCCTCCCTCTATAGATGCCCATTATGATTGGAGAAGAACAACCAGGGAGGAACCACGTTCTGCGTTTTCAGTGGTAAGAACATCAGCAGCGCTGGGAGAAAGCAAAGGCCATCACGAAAGAGAAGCTCTCAAGTTTGACGTGGAATACGTTAACATAGGGGGCCACTTCAACAAAACATCTGGACGTTTTACCTGTCACTTCCCCGGTGCATACTACTTTGCGTTTACTGTGGGAAAACACCCTCGTCGGGCACTGTCGGTGAAGCTGATGACGGGCAGAGGAGAGGTGCGGGCCATGGTGTTCGACGAGGACCTTTCGCGGCGGAGAGAGATGCAGAGTCAGAGTCTTCTGTTGTCACTAAAAAGAGGAGACAGCGTCTGGCTGTACAGTCAGCAGGATGACGGATACGCCGTTTACAGCAACCAGGGACGTTACACAACCTTCTCTGGATTCCTGGTCTATCCTGATGCCGAATTCATGAACATAGACAGAACTTTCCCCTAA
- the ube2na gene encoding ubiquitin-conjugating enzyme E2Na encodes MAGLPRRIIKETQRLLAEPVPGIKAEPDEGNARYFHVVIAGPQDSPFEGGTFKLELFLPEEYPMAAPKVRFMTKIYHPNVDKLGRICLDILKDKWSPALQIRTVLLSIQALLSAPNPDDPLANDVAEQWKTNEAQAIETARTWTRLYAGNNIEV; translated from the exons ATGGCAGGGTTGCCCCGCAGGATCATTAAG GAAACACAGCGTTTGTTGGCAGAGCCAGTGCCAGGTATAAAGGCAGAGCCAGATGAGGGGAATGCTCGCTACTTCCACGTGGTCATCGCCGGACCTCAAGACTCCCCCTTCGAGGGGGGTACTTTTAAACTTGAACTCTTTCTTCCTGAAGAATATCCCATGGCAGCTCCGAAAGTACGCTTCATGACCAAAATATATCACCCTAATGTAGACAAACTGGGAAGAATATGTCTAGATATTTTGAAAG ATAAGTGGTCTCCAGCCTTGCAGATCCGCACAGTGCTGCTATCAATCCAGGCATTACTAAGTGCACCCAACCCTGACGATCCTCTAGCAAATGACGTCGCAGAGCAGTGGAAGACTAACGAAGCTCAAGCCATAGAGACAG CCCGAACATGGACCAGGCTTTATGCCGGAAACAATATTGAAGTCTAG